The Pseudomonas sp. KU26590 genomic sequence CCCGCTAGAACCATAGCCCACCCACCGGAATTGCACTGGGGGGTCAGTTCAGTCGTTTCATAGCCCGACGTCGGCGATTGCACACCTGACCGTATCGAAGGCGAAAAAAAACCACCGCACAAAGGCGGTGGTTTTTCAGGCGTGCAGGACGCGTCGGATCAGACTTTGACGATCCAGCCCGCCGGGCCTTCGATGTCGCCGGACTGAATGCCGGTCAGCTCTTTGTACAAGCGCTGGGTCACGGGACCGACCTCGGTTTCGCTGTGAAACACGTGCAGTTTGTCTTTGTAGCTGATGCCGCCGATCGGGGTGATCACCGCAGCGGTGCCGCACGCGCCGGCTTCCTTGAACAGGTCAAGCTTGTCGATGAACACCTCGCCTTCGGTGACCTTCAGGCCCAGACGGCTTTGCGCCAGTTCGATCAACGACAGACGGGTGATGCCCGGCAGCACGGACGGCGATTTCGGTGTGATGAACTGGTCGTCGTGGGTGATCCCGAAGAAGTTGGCCGAGCCGACTTCTTCGATCTTGGTGTGGGTCAACGGATCCAGGTAGATGGCGTCGGCGAAGTTGGCTTTCTTGGCCTCGGCACCCGGCATCATGCTCGCCGCATAGTTGCCGCCGACTTTCGCAGCGCCGGTGCCTTGTGGCGCGGCGCGGTCGTAGCTGGAGATCACGAAGTTGTGCGGTTTCATGCCGCCCTTGAAGTACGGGCCAACCGGAATGCAGAACACCGAAAAGATGAACTCGGGCGCGGTGCGCACGCCGATGT encodes the following:
- a CDS encoding branched-chain amino acid aminotransferase, whose protein sequence is MGNESINWDKLGFDYIKTDKRYLAHWRDGEWDHGTLTEDNVLHISEGSTALHYGQQCFEGLKAYRAKDGSINLFRPDQNAARMQRSCSRLLMPHMPTEQFIEACKQVVRANERFIPPYGTGGALYLRPFVIGVGDNIGVRTAPEFIFSVFCIPVGPYFKGGMKPHNFVISSYDRAAPQGTGAAKVGGNYAASMMPGAEAKKANFADAIYLDPLTHTKIEEVGSANFFGITHDDQFITPKSPSVLPGITRLSLIELAQSRLGLKVTEGEVFIDKLDLFKEAGACGTAAVITPIGGISYKDKLHVFHSETEVGPVTQRLYKELTGIQSGDIEGPAGWIVKV